The DNA sequence GCAATCTACAATGATTGCAATGAGGATGGATGTATTCTAGTTTAAAACCAAAGCATTTTCCTGTCTGGTATTGCGTACCTGGAATGATTATAGCTGTTATTTTGATTGATCAGTAAAATCAATGTTCCCCTCCATAATGATGTTATTGGATTAATAAGCaatattataacattttattaatagtTCATTAACCTCCATGTCAGGGCATGGGGGCGGCCGTCCAGAGGTCTGACACCGCCCACTCACATAAACCACTCAAACACATCGAAATCACTATGGAGAGGAATAGTCAGGTTTTATTAATCAATTGAAAGAATAAAGTAATCACAGGTCCGTAATCCCAGCCAGAGGAATACGTTAGTAGGCTATTAAACTTGTTTATTGGTTAAGTGAGATCACTATGAGACAGTGTCTGTTTAAGTTATAATTCCCGTCCACAGCTCCACACTGCCCTAGGCTCCCTGGCCCTGCTAGATTGCCCTGGCCACAACCCGGAAACCTCTCCATATTGTTGCtgcccactctctccctctcccctactGGGGACCACGCTCTGAAGTTGCTTGCTCAGCGGGTGTGCATAGAGGGTGCAGGATTCACCAGCTGGCTCAGACTACGAGGACAGTGTGCTTTGTGTTTCTCAAGTCGCACATGGATACAATAGCACCAGGAGCCTCTTAACCTTAAGAATAGTGTTGTAACTTGACAGATCGATATACCAAGAAAACCGTtgggaaattaaatgtttgCCTATAATCGTCCGGTCCCGATTGTTGGCTGAAATCTCTAGCGCTTATCATTAGTGAATTTTACAGTTCATGCATCTGACTGCATTAgtggttgaaaaaaaatattaatataagaAACAGGGCAAGTGAGTATGTAATACAGAATGGCTACAACATTTTGCAATTTGTCCTTTTATACCAtgacacaaacatttaaatgggaAATCTATTTAACCTCAtgcatgaaaatatacattttaaatagaagcATATGGTACTGAAAATAGCAGTATTGGCCAATACAATGCGTTGAGTACATGAGGGTGGTGTGGCTAAGAGAGCTAGATACTTCTGGAATTGGATTGCATCCACTACTGGTAGAGGATAGGTAATGCTACAGATGGATGGACACAGCAAGGCGCAGGCAGTACACAGCCTTGGCAGGAACATCTTTGGCACTGATCTTGTTCCCTTCCATGCGCAGCACTTTGAGCTGGGAGTAATTCATCATGTCCACCACATCACAGAAACTGCTCAGGGAGAACTCTGACATGAAAAGGGAGGGGTGGatgggggagagaagagagaaatacacagtttatttcttctttaatcCCTCCCTCGGAGCAATGGTTGGGAATGCTGTTTAGTTTTGTTGtcgtttctttttctctctcaaccGACAAACAAATTCAAATCCGACAGTTGTAAACAATATGCAATAGCCACCCTTTGGTTAAAAAGTTAAACTTTGGGTTGTTATTTTGGCTAATTCGGTACAGCTGTTTGTCGGATGTTTAATCCTTTAAGCCATTCAATCACGGCCatctttgttttcaattaccATATTTAGGTTTTAACATTACAGATATAAAAGCAGGGTCAGATCAACAGACTGCACACAGACCCATAGCGCAGATGGCTTTATAAAAACAAGGGAATGCGACGCACAGAATAGCAGAATCAGGAAACTGTTGAGATACTTCCATACCATTAATCTGGTTGGCCTGCAGGTAGAGGTTCTCCAGGCTCTTGCTAACAGTTGGGATTTTCTTAAGTTTGTTGTGGGAAAGGTCCAGCTCCACTAGACCGCTCACATTGAACGTGTTAGGAGGTATCCCTTCATTGGTTAGTTTGTTATGAGCCAGCCTGACAAACTGCAGATTGGGATACATAGTTAGGAAGTCTGCGGGGATGCTTTCAATGTGGTTAAACTCTAAGTAGAGCTGATGCAAAATCTCTGGGAGGTTATACGGAATTttcttcaatttgtttttcctcAGGTCCAGTACATTCAGAGACTTCAGTCCCTTGAAAGCTCCCCCTACATCTTCAATGTGGTTGGCTTGGAGATGGAGGGTTGCAAGGTCATACATCCCCTCAAACGCGCTGGACTGGATCTTGGCAATCTTGTTGTGACCCAGGCGCAAGTCCTTGATGGACTTTGGGAGGTTCGGGGGCACGCGGGTCAGCTCGTTGTTATCCAAGTAGAGGCGGTCCAGATTTTTGAGCTTGCTGAAGACATTTTTGCCCAACCTGTCAGAGCTGAGCTGATTCTGGTGCAGCATGATCCAAATCAAGCTGGTTGCATTGTCAAACACTCCGtcctggatgcctgtgatctggTTACGCTGCAGGTAGACGTACTTGATGCGGGAGGGGACATATGGGATATGCTGTAGGTTGCGACTGTGGCAATACATGGCTACTGGGAAGCTGGCCGGACAGTCACATTCCAGGGGGCATTCATCGTCCAGCCGTTCAGCCCACATCAACGGTCGGTGG is a window from the Esox lucius isolate fEsoLuc1 chromosome 12, fEsoLuc1.pri, whole genome shotgun sequence genome containing:
- the LOC105007025 gene encoding fibromodulin: MRMVVLLIVAGLVDLSFPQRLSAVQWLNYLRNRHRPLMWAERLDDECPLECDCPASFPVAMYCHSRNLQHIPYVPSRIKYVYLQRNQITGIQDGVFDNATSLIWIMLHQNQLSSDRLGKNVFSKLKNLDRLYLDNNELTRVPPNLPKSIKDLRLGHNKIAKIQSSAFEGMYDLATLHLQANHIEDVGGAFKGLKSLNVLDLRKNKLKKIPYNLPEILHQLYLEFNHIESIPADFLTMYPNLQFVRLAHNKLTNEGIPPNTFNVSGLVELDLSHNKLKKIPTVSKSLENLYLQANQINEFSLSSFCDVVDMMNYSQLKVLRMEGNKISAKDVPAKAVYCLRLAVSIHL